The following proteins are encoded in a genomic region of Pagrus major chromosome 16, Pma_NU_1.0:
- the mrpl24 gene encoding large ribosomal subunit protein uL24m — protein MRLTTLLSMAARVVVPKDYRFGTNRPWTPAAKRLNPPGRKRRKVFVEPLAAEDWSVFRGDTVEILAGKDKGKQGKIVQVFRHRNWVMLEGLNVHHRYIGKTLDYRGTYIASEAPILLRDVTLVDPSDRKPTEVEWKFTEEGERVRVSLRTGRIIPKPVLERRDGIVPQQWKDGPKDTSPEDTLEKTYVPSLKTLEEEVMEKMGIQENRRNRRSYWY, from the exons ATGAGGCTGACCACTCTCCTGTCGATGGCAGCCAGGGTTGTTGTGCCCAAAGATTACCGCTTCGGCACCAACAGACCGTGGACGCCGGCTGCCAAGAGGCTGAACCCTccggggaggaagaggagaaaggtTTTCGTGGAGCCTTTAGCAGCAGAGGACTGGTCTGTTTTCAGAGGGGACACG gTTGAAATCCTTGCAGGGAAGGACAAAGGAAAGCAAGGGAAAATCGTCCAAGTCTTCAGACACCGAAACTGGGTCATGCTAGAGGGACTGAACGTA CATCACAGGTACATTGGAAAAACTTTGGATTACCGTGGGACCTACATCGCCAGTGAGGCTCCCATCCTGCTCCGCGACGTCACCCTGGTTGACCCCTCAGACAG GAAGCCCACTGAAGTTGAGTGGAAATTCACAGAGGAGGGCGAGAGAGTCAGAGTGTCTCTCAGAACAGGTCGAATCATCCCAAAACCTGTCTTGGAGCGACGCGATGGCATTGTACCACAGCAGTGGAAAG ATGGCCCCAAAGACACCAGTCCAGAGGACACTCTAGAAAAGACCTATGTACCGTCTCTGAAAACCCTAGAGGAGGAAGTCATGGAGAAAATGGGCATTCAGGAGAACAGGAGGAACCGAAGGTCCTACTGGTACTGA